The following proteins are co-located in the Thermodesulfobacteriota bacterium genome:
- a CDS encoding GNAT family N-acetyltransferase, whose translation MTGILPGLVLRDTVAAADVERIAELVAATGFFSAEETAIAAELAAEAAARGAASGYLFLLAAAGDRLVGYTCYGPIPATSGSFDLYWIAVAPDRHRQGLGRRLLAATEAAVLATGGRRLFVDTSSRPQYAPTRAFYRACGFREVAVVPHFYQPGEHKVIFAKHLVTPCRARRTAECPTRNDEGRRDL comes from the coding sequence GTGACCGGGATCCTGCCAGGCCTGGTGCTGCGCGACACGGTTGCCGCAGCCGACGTGGAGCGGATAGCGGAGCTGGTGGCGGCCACCGGCTTCTTCTCTGCCGAGGAGACGGCTATCGCCGCCGAGCTGGCCGCCGAGGCGGCCGCCCGAGGGGCGGCCAGCGGCTACCTCTTTCTCCTGGCCGCGGCAGGGGATAGGCTTGTGGGCTACACCTGCTACGGCCCCATTCCCGCCACCAGCGGCTCCTTCGACCTGTACTGGATTGCCGTGGCCCCGGATCGGCACCGGCAGGGCCTGGGCCGCCGGCTCCTGGCCGCCACCGAGGCGGCGGTCCTGGCCACCGGCGGCCGGCGACTCTTTGTGGACACCTCCTCCCGGCCGCAGTATGCGCCCACCCGGGCCTTCTACCGGGCCTGCGGCTTCCGCGAAGTGGCGGTGGTGCCCCATTTCTACCAGCCGGGGGAGCACAAGGTGATCTTCGCCAAGCATCTGGTAACGCCTTGCCGTGCAAGACGAACCGCAGAATGTCCAACAAGGAATGACGAAGGTCGAAGGGACCTGTAA